From a single Novipirellula caenicola genomic region:
- a CDS encoding CPBP family intramembrane glutamic endopeptidase, which produces MQFVDAVFASTLLMVVVGCVVLWGKTLYRVLRSERPWTDTILPAEVRDRPFWTVADAMLMFGLSLVLTLLTAKLFVAMGQIRPTPEGAAPSSDLLLAGLAAQSVGGLIAFTGTLGFLRLIRSDAAERLGLIWKSRDVVVGLKASLMLIPPTLLIAHFASLLVEYKHPVLDVMKQQPTPVFFIVLFVGTALVAPWVEEFLFRVLLQGGLQAFADRPVESDVQEDPLKEDAVELWRPKSVWPVFVTSLIFALMHGNQGAAAIPLFFFSAGLGFLYRQTGRITPSLIVHIVLNGFTMSVEMLRLWFTQTPG; this is translated from the coding sequence ATGCAATTTGTCGACGCGGTGTTCGCCAGCACGCTTCTGATGGTCGTGGTTGGATGTGTCGTCTTGTGGGGCAAAACGCTGTACCGGGTGCTGCGGTCCGAGCGACCTTGGACCGATACCATCTTGCCAGCGGAAGTTCGTGATCGACCGTTTTGGACCGTCGCCGATGCGATGTTGATGTTCGGGTTGAGCCTGGTGCTCACGTTGTTGACGGCCAAGTTGTTTGTCGCGATGGGCCAAATTCGTCCTACGCCCGAAGGAGCGGCTCCGAGTTCTGATCTGTTGTTGGCCGGATTGGCGGCCCAGTCCGTTGGCGGTTTGATCGCTTTCACCGGCACACTTGGGTTTTTGCGGCTGATCCGTTCCGACGCAGCCGAGCGACTTGGGTTGATTTGGAAATCCCGCGACGTCGTGGTCGGGCTGAAGGCGTCGTTGATGCTGATTCCTCCGACGTTACTGATTGCCCACTTTGCATCATTGCTTGTCGAGTACAAACATCCGGTGCTCGACGTGATGAAACAGCAACCGACGCCGGTGTTTTTCATCGTGTTGTTCGTGGGGACCGCGCTTGTGGCCCCGTGGGTCGAAGAATTTTTGTTCCGCGTGCTGTTGCAAGGCGGATTGCAGGCGTTTGCTGACCGGCCAGTGGAGAGTGACGTCCAAGAAGACCCGCTCAAAGAAGACGCGGTAGAGCTTTGGCGACCCAAGAGTGTGTGGCCGGTGTTCGTGACCAGTTTGATTTTCGCATTGATGCATGGCAACCAAGGTGCCGCGGCGATTCCGTTGTTCTTTTTCTCAGCCGGCCTTGGGTTTCTGTATCGTCAAACCGGACGCATCACACCTTCGTTGATCGTACACATTGTGTTAAACGGGTTCACAATGAGCGTCGAAATGTTGCGGTTGTGGTTCACGCAAACGCCCGGCTAA
- the pgsA gene encoding CDP-diacylglycerol--glycerol-3-phosphate 3-phosphatidyltransferase, giving the protein MTSATSTSIYNVPNALTSARFLLAIAVVVLIPMGYFASAMIVFLIAASTDWMDGYWARKYGQVTKLGRIFDPFVDKIIICGSFIALVEQAGSGIASWMATVVVGRELLVTSLRGIIEGGGGDFSASWLGKWKMVLQCAAIVASLLCLMSTPVAAWLSITATILIWSSIALTVYSGYDYTMAAARVMRGEQDAS; this is encoded by the coding sequence ATGACTTCAGCGACATCCACGTCGATCTACAATGTCCCCAACGCGTTGACGTCTGCGCGGTTCCTGCTGGCGATTGCCGTGGTGGTGTTGATCCCCATGGGCTATTTCGCCTCGGCAATGATCGTGTTTCTGATCGCCGCGTCGACCGATTGGATGGATGGCTATTGGGCGCGGAAATACGGGCAGGTCACCAAGCTTGGTCGTATTTTTGATCCGTTCGTGGACAAGATCATCATCTGTGGATCCTTCATCGCGTTGGTCGAACAAGCGGGGTCGGGGATCGCATCGTGGATGGCCACGGTGGTGGTCGGCCGCGAGTTGCTGGTGACCAGTTTGCGAGGGATCATCGAAGGGGGCGGTGGCGATTTTTCAGCGAGCTGGCTGGGCAAATGGAAGATGGTGTTGCAGTGTGCGGCGATCGTCGCATCCCTGTTGTGCTTGATGAGCACGCCGGTGGCCGCGTGGTTGTCGATCACGGCGACAATCCTGATTTGGTCTTCGATCGCATTGACCGTCTATTCAGGTTACGACTACACGATGGCGGCGGCACGCGTCATGCGTGGTGAGCAGGACGCCTCGTAG
- the rimO gene encoding 30S ribosomal protein S12 methylthiotransferase RimO, translated as MQLPVVSDTPSPLQNRPTGDDSSKRGRYAVISLGCPKNLVDTEQMLGRLDEDGYAMVDSVDNADFVVVNTCGFIDSARDESLGAIDEMLALKRQGKIRNVVVTGCLAERQQGKLLEARPEIDAMIGVFGRNEIVSVIDRLQSGIEEQQKVFRPAPIKPLSDAVRSAVTPRHFAYLKISEGCDRLCTFCAIPKMRGKHYSKPMEQVIDEAKRLGDSGVKEIVVVAQDTTYYGKDLYGTPRLTELLTELDKIDSVEWIRLMYFYPMYIDDALIDTLAGAKRVLPYIDMPLQHASDTMLKRMARKTTRSLQEEILGKLRSRIDNLVMRTTMIAGFPGETDEDFAELIDFTEQQRFEHLGVFTYSVEEDTPAAKLPNRVPKEVAERRQGELMAVQQQIAFEWVQSRIGTIDDVIIDSPLPEQEGVWIGRTRSEAPDIDGIVYVSPSDDNESIQVGDIKKCEIVASDGYDLIAASLGE; from the coding sequence ATGCAACTTCCTGTCGTTTCGGATACTCCTTCTCCTTTGCAAAACCGTCCAACGGGCGACGATTCGAGCAAGCGCGGCCGCTATGCGGTCATCAGCCTCGGCTGTCCCAAGAACCTGGTCGATACCGAGCAGATGCTCGGCCGGCTGGACGAAGATGGTTACGCGATGGTCGATTCGGTCGACAATGCGGACTTTGTCGTCGTCAATACGTGCGGCTTTATCGATTCGGCTCGCGACGAGTCGCTTGGGGCGATCGACGAGATGCTGGCGCTGAAGCGACAGGGGAAAATTCGCAACGTCGTCGTCACCGGATGTTTGGCCGAACGTCAGCAAGGAAAATTGCTCGAGGCGCGACCTGAGATCGATGCGATGATCGGCGTCTTTGGCCGTAACGAGATCGTCTCGGTGATCGATCGTTTGCAGTCGGGAATCGAAGAGCAGCAGAAAGTTTTCCGGCCTGCTCCGATCAAACCGCTTAGCGATGCGGTGCGAAGTGCGGTCACGCCGCGGCACTTTGCTTACTTGAAAATCAGCGAAGGCTGCGACCGGCTGTGTACGTTTTGTGCGATCCCGAAGATGCGGGGCAAACACTACAGCAAGCCGATGGAACAAGTCATCGACGAGGCTAAACGACTCGGCGACAGCGGTGTCAAGGAAATTGTCGTCGTGGCTCAAGACACAACCTATTACGGCAAAGATCTTTACGGCACTCCGCGTTTGACGGAATTGTTGACCGAGTTGGACAAGATCGATTCGGTCGAGTGGATCCGGCTGATGTATTTCTATCCGATGTACATTGACGACGCGTTGATCGATACGTTGGCAGGTGCCAAGCGAGTGCTGCCGTACATCGACATGCCGCTGCAACACGCCAGCGACACGATGCTGAAACGCATGGCACGCAAGACGACTCGTTCGTTGCAAGAAGAAATTCTTGGCAAGTTGCGTTCGCGAATCGACAATCTCGTGATGCGAACGACGATGATTGCGGGATTCCCCGGCGAAACCGACGAGGACTTTGCTGAGCTGATCGATTTCACCGAGCAGCAGCGTTTCGAACACCTTGGCGTGTTCACCTATTCAGTCGAAGAAGACACGCCAGCGGCCAAGTTGCCCAACCGGGTGCCCAAAGAAGTGGCCGAGCGTCGGCAAGGCGAGTTGATGGCGGTCCAGCAACAGATTGCATTTGAATGGGTGCAAAGCCGAATTGGCACAATTGACGACGTCATCATCGATTCGCCGCTGCCGGAACAGGAAGGCGTGTGGATTGGCCGAACACGCAGTGAGGCACCGGATATTGACGGCATCGTTTACGTATCTCCGTCGGACGACAACGAGTCGATCCAAGTCGGTGATATCAAGAAATGCGAGATCGTCGCATCGGACGGTTACGATTTGATCGCTGCATCACTCGGCGAGTAG
- the serB gene encoding phosphoserine phosphatase SerB: MGNIFLLRFTGEDRVGLTAELTRTLAQLGAEVLDINQAVIHQSLLLGMMIRVEEGVEVERPINAMAESLELRVKIRGIGDTEYDNWVDRQGKPRYILTLLARSIEASHIAAVTKIIMDEGLNIDVIHRLSGRPQRLENPETLRRACVEFWLRGEPHDKPRMQALYMDLSRELAIDIAWQKDDAYRRSRRLVAFDMDSTLIQAEVIDELAKEAGCGDEVAAITESAMRGELDFDTSLRRRVATLKGLPESSLQKVAERLKLTEGAEALLLNLHELGYRTAILSGGFSYFGNMLRDRLGFNYVHANELEIIDGKLTGKVLDPIVNGQRKAELLEQIASSEGINRRQIIAVGDGANDLPMLNRAGLGIAFHAKPIVRQEAGHAVSNLGLDAVLYLLGVRDRERVQV; encoded by the coding sequence ATGGGCAACATCTTTTTACTGCGATTCACCGGCGAAGACCGCGTCGGATTGACGGCCGAATTGACCCGCACACTGGCCCAGCTCGGCGCCGAGGTGCTGGATATCAATCAAGCGGTCATCCACCAATCGCTGTTGTTGGGGATGATGATCCGCGTCGAGGAAGGAGTCGAAGTCGAGCGGCCCATCAATGCGATGGCGGAATCGCTTGAACTTCGCGTCAAAATTCGCGGCATCGGAGACACCGAATACGACAACTGGGTCGACCGCCAAGGCAAACCGCGGTACATCCTGACGCTGTTGGCTCGATCCATCGAAGCGTCGCATATCGCGGCGGTGACCAAGATCATCATGGACGAAGGGCTCAACATCGATGTGATTCACCGGCTGTCCGGTCGGCCTCAGCGACTGGAAAACCCCGAGACGCTTCGCCGCGCCTGTGTCGAATTCTGGCTTCGCGGCGAGCCTCACGACAAACCGCGGATGCAGGCCCTCTACATGGACCTCAGCCGCGAATTGGCAATCGACATCGCTTGGCAAAAAGATGACGCCTACCGCAGATCGCGACGGCTGGTCGCGTTCGACATGGATTCAACGCTGATCCAAGCCGAAGTGATCGACGAATTGGCCAAAGAAGCCGGCTGTGGCGACGAAGTGGCTGCGATCACCGAAAGTGCGATGCGCGGCGAGCTGGACTTTGACACGTCGCTGCGTCGCCGTGTCGCGACGCTGAAAGGGCTTCCCGAATCGTCGCTACAGAAAGTTGCCGAGCGATTGAAATTGACCGAAGGCGCCGAAGCCTTGCTGCTAAATCTACACGAACTCGGCTACCGCACCGCGATCCTGTCGGGCGGATTTAGCTACTTCGGCAACATGCTTCGCGATCGACTCGGCTTCAACTACGTGCACGCCAACGAACTCGAGATCATCGACGGTAAACTGACTGGCAAGGTGCTCGATCCGATCGTCAACGGACAACGCAAAGCTGAGCTACTCGAGCAGATCGCCTCGAGCGAAGGAATCAACCGTCGCCAAATCATCGCAGTCGGTGACGGAGCGAACGATTTGCCGATGTTGAACCGAGCCGGGTTGGGCATCGCGTTTCATGCCAAACCGATCGTCCGCCAAGAGGCCGGCCACGCGGTTTCCAATCTCGGACTCGACGCCGTGCTATACCTGCTAGGCGTCCGTGATCGCGAGCGAGTGCAAGTGTAG
- the pheS gene encoding phenylalanine--tRNA ligase subunit alpha: MSLDKFISTLDQLEKDALDSFENAADADAVEETRVRFLGAKKGALKDVQKMMGGIDPSDRKAAGMRLNAFKAKLQESFEASQSRLGGGEASGIDPTFDATLPGIRPNVGHIHPITQTINHLMEIMGRMGFEAAEGPEVEDPWHNFVALNIPEDHPARDPLDNFYLATASATQAGSEGSQLLRSQTSTVQIRVMEQHEPPIRVISLGRVYRPDAPDATHYPMFHQMEGLYVDKHVTMANLKTVLRVFATNYLGGDVQIRFRPSFFPFTEPSVEVDFLWNDTWIEFGGAGMVDPAVFEAVGYDPEKVSGFAFGLGVERLCMRRHGITDIRDLYSGDLRFLRQF; encoded by the coding sequence ATGTCCCTCGATAAATTCATCAGCACGCTCGACCAACTCGAAAAAGACGCTCTCGATTCGTTCGAGAACGCTGCCGATGCTGACGCCGTGGAAGAAACCCGTGTGCGTTTTCTAGGTGCGAAAAAAGGGGCACTCAAAGACGTTCAAAAGATGATGGGTGGCATCGATCCAAGCGATCGCAAGGCTGCGGGGATGCGACTCAACGCATTCAAGGCAAAGTTGCAAGAATCGTTCGAGGCATCGCAATCGCGTTTGGGCGGCGGCGAAGCGTCGGGGATCGATCCGACATTCGATGCGACGCTGCCAGGAATCCGGCCCAACGTTGGGCACATTCACCCGATCACGCAAACCATCAATCATTTGATGGAGATCATGGGGCGAATGGGATTCGAGGCGGCCGAAGGGCCTGAGGTCGAAGATCCGTGGCACAATTTCGTCGCGCTGAACATTCCCGAAGATCATCCAGCACGTGACCCGCTGGACAATTTTTATCTGGCGACCGCGTCGGCTACTCAAGCCGGTAGCGAAGGATCGCAGTTGCTGCGAAGCCAAACCAGCACGGTGCAGATCCGCGTCATGGAGCAACATGAACCGCCGATCCGCGTGATCTCGCTGGGCCGTGTGTATCGACCTGATGCACCTGACGCGACGCATTATCCGATGTTCCATCAAATGGAAGGCTTGTACGTTGACAAGCACGTCACGATGGCGAATTTGAAGACGGTTCTTCGTGTGTTTGCGACCAACTATCTTGGCGGCGACGTTCAGATCCGCTTCCGGCCTTCGTTCTTTCCGTTCACCGAGCCGAGTGTGGAAGTCGATTTCCTGTGGAATGATACCTGGATCGAATTTGGCGGTGCGGGGATGGTCGATCCCGCGGTCTTTGAAGCGGTCGGTTACGACCCAGAAAAGGTCAGCGGATTCGCGTTCGGGTTGGGCGTCGAGCGGCTGTGCATGCGTCGACACGGGATCACCGACATCCGCGACCTGTACAGCGGCGACCTGCGATTTTTACGGCAGTTCTAG
- the rplT gene encoding 50S ribosomal protein L20 yields MRTTKGSARRQSKKRLFKRAKGFRGGRGKLTRSVKETLLRAGVYAFRDRRVRKRDFRRLWIVRINAAVRQHGIRYSQFIYGLNKAGIQLDRKMLSEMAIHDKAGFKEVCDKVKEVLAA; encoded by the coding sequence ATGCGTACCACCAAAGGTTCAGCACGTCGGCAATCTAAAAAGCGTCTGTTTAAACGAGCCAAAGGTTTCCGCGGCGGACGCGGTAAACTGACACGAAGCGTCAAGGAGACATTGCTTCGGGCTGGTGTGTATGCGTTCCGCGATCGTCGCGTCCGCAAGCGTGACTTTCGCCGCCTATGGATCGTTCGTATCAACGCTGCGGTTCGTCAGCACGGGATTCGCTACAGCCAATTCATCTACGGTCTGAACAAGGCCGGTATCCAATTGGATCGTAAGATGCTTTCGGAAATGGCGATCCACGACAAGGCTGGCTTCAAAGAGGTCTGCGACAAGGTCAAAGAAGTTCTCGCGGCCTAA
- the rpmI gene encoding 50S ribosomal protein L35 — MGTKIKTHKGTKKRFRLSATGKAMHRSSGTSHLAKGLTKKRRRNLRGTTSLDSVMEPTIHAALNGYSN, encoded by the coding sequence ATGGGTACCAAGATCAAGACCCACAAGGGCACCAAAAAGCGATTTCGCTTGTCAGCAACTGGCAAGGCAATGCATCGCTCCTCCGGCACGAGCCACCTGGCAAAAGGCCTGACCAAAAAGCGTCGTCGTAACCTGCGTGGCACCACCTCGCTGGATAGCGTGATGGAACCGACCATTCACGCAGCTCTAAACGGCTACAGCAACTAA
- the pyrF gene encoding orotidine-5'-phosphate decarboxylase, with protein MSQSTSQNKPTAFADRLAQAVRRTGSVTCVGLDPRLEQLPTSIRQIAESGAADAKAAAYTQFCCDIIDVVKDKVACVKPQAAFFEQLGPAGMVSLGQVIGYASDAGLLVITDGKRNDIGSTATAYAQAYLGAGDASPWGSDSLTVSPYLGRDSLEPFVEVCDERAAGVFVLVKTSNPGGGLLQDRVTDGQTIYARVAELVQELNQGRTGESGYGPIGAVVGATYPEQLAEMRAAMPTSWILIPGFGAQGGTAKDVIAGFDDAGMGAIVNNSRNLIFAHRRDEYSQKYGESRWQDAVSAATDEMNAVLATRIS; from the coding sequence ATGAGTCAAAGCACCAGCCAAAACAAACCCACTGCGTTTGCGGATCGTCTTGCCCAGGCGGTGCGGCGAACGGGATCGGTCACCTGTGTCGGCCTGGATCCTCGCTTGGAGCAATTGCCGACCTCGATCCGGCAAATCGCCGAAAGTGGGGCTGCGGATGCAAAAGCCGCGGCGTACACGCAGTTTTGCTGTGACATCATCGACGTCGTCAAAGACAAAGTCGCCTGCGTCAAACCGCAAGCCGCCTTCTTTGAACAGCTCGGACCAGCCGGCATGGTCTCGCTCGGCCAAGTCATCGGGTATGCGTCGGATGCCGGGTTATTGGTGATCACCGATGGCAAGCGGAACGACATCGGCAGCACCGCGACCGCCTACGCTCAGGCCTATTTGGGGGCGGGAGACGCCAGCCCGTGGGGCAGCGACTCGTTGACGGTCAGCCCCTATTTGGGCCGCGATTCACTCGAACCGTTCGTCGAGGTCTGTGACGAGCGGGCTGCGGGCGTGTTTGTGCTGGTCAAAACATCTAACCCAGGCGGGGGGCTGCTGCAGGACCGCGTGACGGACGGGCAAACCATCTACGCTCGTGTGGCCGAATTGGTCCAGGAATTGAACCAGGGGCGTACGGGTGAGAGCGGCTATGGCCCGATCGGAGCGGTGGTGGGGGCGACTTATCCCGAGCAATTGGCCGAAATGCGGGCAGCGATGCCGACCAGTTGGATCTTGATTCCGGGCTTTGGCGCCCAGGGCGGGACGGCAAAAGACGTGATTGCGGGATTTGACGACGCCGGAATGGGGGCGATCGTCAACAACTCGCGAAACTTGATTTTTGCCCATCGTCGCGACGAATATTCGCAAAAATACGGTGAATCTCGTTGGCAGGATGCCGTTTCTGCGGCCACCGACGAAATGAATGCCGTCCTGGCCACGCGAATTTCCTAG
- a CDS encoding Dabb family protein — protein MSKSNHFLSLAVLTVSCLAVVAGCTADEAATTTTDPTTSSSADTSESTDASESTKESRVLRHAVFFSFKESSSPEQIDAVAKAFEQLQSKIDSIVDFDWGVNNSPEGLDDGFTHCFLLSFADEAGRAEYLPHPAHKEFGDTLRPHMKDVFVIDYWGVADEDADADRNDGDETELKHAVFFKFKDDASQEDIAKIEQAFAELPNKIDSITDFEWGTNNSPEKHDDGFTHCFMVTFADEAGREAYLPHPDHKAFVEILMPVLDKARVLDFTTK, from the coding sequence ATGTCAAAATCCAACCATTTTCTATCACTGGCCGTGCTAACCGTTTCTTGTCTCGCGGTCGTAGCGGGCTGCACCGCTGACGAAGCCGCCACGACGACCACCGACCCAACCACTTCGTCCTCTGCGGACACATCCGAATCAACCGATGCATCCGAATCAACTAAGGAATCACGCGTGCTGCGACATGCCGTCTTTTTCTCGTTCAAAGAATCCTCTTCGCCCGAACAGATCGATGCGGTCGCCAAAGCGTTCGAGCAGTTGCAGTCAAAAATTGATTCAATCGTCGATTTCGATTGGGGTGTGAACAACAGCCCCGAAGGACTCGACGATGGATTCACCCATTGTTTCCTATTGTCGTTTGCCGACGAAGCAGGCCGAGCGGAATACCTGCCCCACCCGGCTCACAAAGAATTTGGCGACACGCTGCGTCCGCACATGAAAGACGTGTTCGTGATCGATTATTGGGGCGTCGCCGACGAAGATGCGGATGCCGACCGCAACGATGGCGATGAAACCGAACTGAAACACGCCGTGTTCTTCAAATTCAAGGACGACGCATCCCAAGAAGACATCGCGAAAATCGAGCAAGCGTTTGCAGAGCTGCCAAACAAGATCGATTCGATCACCGATTTTGAATGGGGCACCAATAACAGTCCCGAAAAACACGACGATGGCTTCACCCACTGCTTCATGGTCACGTTCGCGGACGAAGCGGGACGCGAAGCGTACTTGCCGCATCCTGATCACAAAGCGTTTGTCGAAATACTGATGCCCGTCCTCGATAAAGCTCGCGTGTTAGACTTTACGACGAAATAG
- the acpS gene encoding holo-ACP synthase: protein MAILGLGTEIVECVRIAKMIEAHGEQFLERVYSANEIEYCIQTANTTQLFATRWAAKEAAMKAMRCRYQGVRWTDIEIVVHVGEGPTMLLSGAASQWAEQRGIERVHVSLGACRTHATAYVIATDELD from the coding sequence ATGGCAATCCTCGGACTCGGAACGGAAATTGTTGAATGTGTTCGCATCGCCAAAATGATCGAAGCGCATGGGGAACAATTTCTTGAACGTGTCTACAGTGCCAACGAAATCGAGTATTGTATTCAAACGGCAAACACGACTCAGTTGTTTGCCACTCGTTGGGCGGCGAAAGAGGCGGCGATGAAAGCGATGCGATGTCGGTACCAAGGAGTGCGTTGGACCGACATCGAAATCGTGGTGCATGTAGGCGAAGGACCAACCATGTTGCTCTCCGGTGCCGCGTCCCAATGGGCCGAACAACGAGGGATCGAGAGAGTTCATGTTTCGCTAGGTGCCTGCCGCACCCATGCCACCGCGTATGTCATCGCCACTGACGAATTGGATTAA
- a CDS encoding dicarboxylate/amino acid:cation symporter produces MFRLALHWQLLIGMFFGTILGVTLNITASNRTTTVVRQPGTPSELPRGIDSATIHDTSGSTVIQYVNDQGEQVKRVVDPVDPQAGVFRSIETLAAVDPAAVAIYETYGMSVAKQVGGWLQRLGGLFLRMLQMVAVPLIITSLLTGVLGLGSSQGLGRMFRRTLTYYICTSMLAITTGLLVVNVVRPGLKDNVVARAHPDAHEAESLINVLFAQLEAMIPKNPFAAVVDSNFLSVIAFTIAFALFTISVGGKTAERIGDAAKAGFDVMMAMTMAIIKLAPLGVFFLIAAVTATQGTSVFMALAWYVVAVAVALAIHSLITLPLILKFIAKRSPVEFFKAMSPALLTAFSSASSNGTLPLTMSSVEERAGISNRTGSFVLPLGATINMDGTALYEAVAVLFIAQLHFERNLEMSEQIVVALTALLASVGAAGIPHAGLVMMAIILNAVGLPLEMQGIILAVDRVLDMCRTSVNVWSDSCGCAVVEALELADAPKPSTE; encoded by the coding sequence ATGTTTCGGCTCGCTCTGCATTGGCAACTCCTGATCGGGATGTTTTTTGGCACCATCCTGGGTGTGACGTTGAACATCACCGCCTCGAATCGCACGACCACGGTCGTTCGCCAACCGGGCACGCCCAGCGAACTGCCTCGCGGGATCGATTCCGCCACGATTCACGACACTTCGGGCTCGACGGTGATCCAGTATGTCAATGACCAAGGCGAGCAAGTCAAACGGGTCGTCGATCCGGTAGACCCGCAAGCAGGCGTATTTCGCTCGATCGAAACGCTCGCTGCCGTCGACCCGGCCGCCGTTGCGATCTACGAAACGTATGGCATGAGCGTCGCAAAACAGGTTGGCGGATGGCTGCAGCGGCTGGGGGGACTGTTTTTGCGAATGTTGCAAATGGTTGCCGTCCCGCTGATTATCACATCGCTGTTGACCGGAGTCTTGGGGCTGGGGTCTTCGCAAGGACTCGGGCGAATGTTTCGCCGCACGCTGACGTATTACATTTGCACCAGCATGTTGGCGATCACCACCGGGCTGTTGGTTGTCAACGTTGTTCGCCCCGGCCTGAAGGATAATGTCGTCGCTCGCGCCCATCCTGATGCGCACGAGGCGGAATCGCTGATCAATGTGTTGTTCGCGCAACTCGAGGCGATGATCCCCAAGAACCCGTTTGCCGCCGTCGTCGACTCGAATTTCTTGTCGGTGATCGCGTTCACGATCGCGTTCGCGTTGTTCACCATTTCGGTCGGAGGCAAGACGGCCGAGCGGATTGGTGACGCCGCCAAAGCCGGATTTGACGTGATGATGGCGATGACGATGGCGATCATCAAACTCGCGCCGCTCGGCGTTTTCTTTTTGATCGCCGCGGTCACCGCGACTCAGGGAACCAGTGTGTTCATGGCGTTGGCGTGGTACGTCGTCGCAGTGGCAGTCGCGTTAGCGATCCACTCGCTGATCACGTTGCCGTTGATTTTAAAATTCATCGCCAAACGAAGTCCGGTTGAATTTTTCAAAGCGATGTCGCCAGCGTTGTTGACCGCGTTTAGCAGTGCCAGCAGCAATGGGACTTTGCCGTTGACGATGTCGAGCGTGGAAGAGCGTGCCGGGATCAGCAACCGCACCGGATCGTTTGTGCTACCGCTCGGAGCGACAATCAACATGGATGGCACAGCGCTGTACGAAGCCGTCGCGGTGTTATTCATTGCTCAGTTACACTTTGAGCGCAATTTAGAAATGAGCGAGCAGATCGTCGTCGCGCTAACGGCGTTATTGGCCAGTGTCGGTGCAGCGGGCATCCCGCACGCCGGGTTAGTGATGATGGCGATCATATTGAACGCCGTCGGATTACCGCTAGAGATGCAAGGCATCATCTTGGCGGTCGACCGCGTATTGGACATGTGCCGCACCTCGGTCAACGTCTGGAGCGACTCCTGCGGCTGCGCCGTCGTGGAAGCCCTCGAACTCGCCGACGCCCCCAAGCCAAGTACAGAATAG
- a CDS encoding four helix bundle protein, giving the protein MTDPIFDHDRLDVYRLSIEYVASSFAVAKDLNGCHRHARDQWLRSAQSIPLDIAEGNGKRSLKDRSRFLDIARGSTLECVAMQDILAATDGLGVDRHCELKRTLLGIVSLLTRLIARSDTVAEPAGEYNAVTEDEYRDAEYEY; this is encoded by the coding sequence ATGACCGACCCCATCTTTGACCACGATCGACTCGACGTTTATCGTCTCTCAATCGAATACGTCGCTTCATCGTTCGCCGTTGCCAAAGATTTGAACGGATGCCATCGCCATGCCCGTGACCAATGGCTCCGCTCAGCCCAATCAATTCCGCTCGATATCGCCGAGGGCAACGGGAAACGCAGCCTCAAGGATCGAAGTCGGTTTCTCGATATCGCTCGCGGTTCGACGTTGGAATGTGTTGCGATGCAAGACATTCTTGCTGCGACTGACGGGTTGGGTGTTGATCGACATTGCGAACTCAAACGAACGCTCCTCGGGATTGTGTCATTGTTGACTCGCTTGATCGCACGATCGGATACCGTGGCCGAGCCAGCAGGTGAGTACAATGCAGTGACCGAGGACGAGTACCGCGATGCTGAGTACGAGTACTAA
- a CDS encoding DUF1569 domain-containing protein — MLQKPNPKTTIAARRMDLRYPDLDAACADIARLREGGYELVGTWSLAQILDHLNMSMQMTIDGAEFAFPALLRPVMKLMFMPTMRKGKPSKLRGKAPKQLQPACDLDEDACANRFYALAETLMDPSTPFVTHYPMLGRLNREQWLLMQQWHAAHHLSFVVPAA; from the coding sequence ATGCTCCAGAAACCCAATCCTAAAACGACAATCGCAGCACGACGAATGGATTTGCGTTACCCCGATTTGGACGCTGCTTGCGCCGACATCGCTCGATTGCGTGAAGGCGGCTACGAACTAGTTGGCACTTGGAGCCTCGCCCAAATACTCGATCACCTGAACATGTCCATGCAAATGACAATCGACGGCGCGGAATTCGCGTTTCCTGCCCTGTTGCGCCCCGTGATGAAACTGATGTTCATGCCTACGATGCGGAAGGGAAAACCATCCAAGCTTCGCGGCAAAGCGCCGAAACAACTTCAGCCCGCTTGCGATCTCGATGAAGACGCCTGTGCGAACCGATTTTACGCGCTCGCGGAAACCTTAATGGATCCCTCGACTCCATTCGTCACGCACTATCCGATGCTGGGTCGACTCAATCGTGAACAATGGCTCTTGATGCAACAATGGCACGCCGCCCATCACTTAAGCTTCGTCGTACCGGCCGCCTGA